The following are encoded in a window of Acipenser ruthenus chromosome 26, fAciRut3.2 maternal haplotype, whole genome shotgun sequence genomic DNA:
- the LOC117963373 gene encoding forkhead box protein N1-like, whose protein sequence is MTSAPQSRTFSPASLGTPSLQGPPNSTMPTHGTPESPHLQPTQTQDESGAAEGAHSFRGNESALYSPKSCHAQKFRQHSNDELPGQTFGTADQSRFHPYRRQFSTEEYPGEGGSAQQDPCSPPQCQRSFNCFGGLEHHGKPDAVSQRPLEHPTSTTWANVPPYSAGQCLQSSRVMIPEPKYQTEIPAVPQETGLKSQCYQSQVQHSYSTVPRLQQFSTASIYPLGLSGSSHYPYQRIAPQAPQDTQQSLYPKPIYSYSILIFMALRNSKTGSLPVSEIYNFMTEHFPYFKTAPDGWKNSVRHNLSLNKCFEKVENKTGSSSRKGCLWALNPAKVEKMQEELHKWRRKDPVTVRKSMARPEDLDLLLGDKPVKYKVSSTLSPLPASHPSTLLIQGHPSYAMAPSFTSAQRAMSSQVHRHPLQVPTGALSHQPLFLPPTPQGFPHFSPSGHQQPSSGIPPNEPPKASTLSSPLPAQAPPIHRASLQAEHSTSRSMQELLMEGELSNDIDTLNPSLTDFQLQGPLWEDLKDDSLALDPLILIATSPSTGPSHWGGCLMEDGSGEQMPGFEDHNSLSDLHITGTYSTTFTDLDSYLPTPGNAPIPLM, encoded by the exons ATGACCTCAGCGCCTCAGAGCAGGACCTTCTCCCCTGCCTCCCTCGGGACCCCTTCTCTGCAGGGACCGCCCAACTCAACGATGCCGACTCACGGGACCCCAGAGTCACCCCACTTACAGCCAACACAGACACAG GATGAGTCGGGAGCTGCAGAAGGAGCTCATTCATTCCGAGGTAATGAGAGCGCCCTCTACAGTCCCAAGAGCTGCCATGCACAGAAGTTCCGGCAGCACAGCAATGATGAGCTCCCAGGACAGACGTTCGGAACTGCGGATCAGAGTCGCTTTCACCCGTACCGCCGGCAGTTCAGCACAGAGGAGTACCCTGGAGAAGGGGGGTCTGCTCAGCAGGACCCCTGCTCCCCCCCGCAGTGCCAACGCTCCTTCAACTGCTTCGGGGGTCTGGAGCACCACGGAAAGCCAGACGCAGTGTCACAGCGCCCCCTGGAGCATCCAACGTCAACTACATGGGCCAACGTGCCGCCGTACAGCGCGGGACAATGCCTGCAGAGCAGCAGAGTGATG ATTCCAGAGCCCAAATACCAGACAGAAATACCAGCCGTGCCACAAGAGACGGGCTTGAAATCTCAGTGTTACCAGTCCCAGGTTCAACACTCCTACAGCACTGTCCCTCGGCTGCAACAG ttctCCACAGCCAGTATCTATCCTCTGGGTCTCTCTGGCAGCTCTCACTACCCCTACCAGCGGATAGCACCCCAGGCACCCCAGGACACCCAGCAATCCCTCTACCCGAAACCCATCTACTCCTACAG CATTCTGATCTTCATGGCTCTGAGGAACAGCAAGACGGGGAGTCTGCCTGTCAGCGAGATATACAACTTCATGACCGAACACTTCCCTTATTTCAAG ACAGCGCCTGACGGCTGGAAGAACTCGGTCCGCCACAACCTGTCCCTGAACAAGTGCTTCGAGAAGGTGGAGAACAAGACTGGCAGCTCCTCGCGCAAGGGCTGCCTGTGGGCCCTGAACCCCGCCAAGGTGGAGAAGATGCAGGAGGAGCTGCACAAGTGGAGACGCAAAGACCCGGTCACTGTGCGCAAGAGCATGGCCAGGCCAG AGGATCTAGACCTCCTGCTTGGGGACAAGCCTGTAAAGTACAAGGTCTCCTCCACGCTGTCTCCCCTCCCAGCCTCTCACCCCAGCACCCTGCTTATTCAGGGGCACCCCAGCTACGCAATGGCCCCCTCTTTCACCTCGGCACAGCGTGCCATGTCCAGCCAGGTGCACAGGCACCCGTTACAGGTCCCAACGGGGGCCCTCAGCCACCAGCCTCTGTTCCTTCCTCCCACACCCCAGGGCTTCCCCCACTTCTCTCCCAGCGGACACCAGCAGCCCTCCTCGGGGATCCCTCCCAACGAGCCCCCCAAGGCAAGCACCCTGAGCTCCCCCCTGCCCGCCCAAGCCCCTCCCATCCACAGAGCCTCCCTGCAGGCTGAGCACAGCACGTCCCGGAGCATGCAGGAGCTGCTGATGGAGGGGGAGCTCAGCAATGACATCGACACTCTGAACCCCAGCCTCACCGACTTCCAGCTGCAGG GACCCCTGTGGGAGGATTTAAAAGATGACAGTCTGGCTCTGGATCCGCTGATCCTCATAGCAACCTCTCCCTCTACCGGCCCCTCTCACTGGGGTGGCTGCCTGATGGAGGACGGGTCAGGTGAACAGATGCCCGGTTTCGAGGACCACAACAGCCTGAGCGACCTGCACATCACAGGCACCTACTCGACCACCTTCACAGACTTAGACAGCTACCTGCCCACCCCAGGCAACGCGCCTATTCCCCTCATGTGA
- the LOC131701696 gene encoding centrin-2-like — MAKQLHEINLQFCDDMIQLRVRSAAEHAKFEEYQSHWKTKVTEFQKMYPEWSEQDITHLKQQFELFDKDKDCLIEFKEFDATMNELNDQSSYEERFSYFDAVDDSRTGYINFEEFLKPCSLQHISRRW, encoded by the exons ATGGCAAAACAGCTTCATGAGATCAACCTGCAGTTCTGTGACGACATGATTCAACTTAGGGTTCGCTCAGCGGCGGAACACGCCAAGTTTGAAG AGTACCAGTCTCACTGGAAAACAAAGGTGACCGAATTCCAAAAGATGTACCCAGAGTGGTCAGAGCAGGACATAACGCACCTAAAACAGCAGTTTGAACTGTTTGACAAGGATAAGGACTGCCTAATCGAGTTCAAGGAATT TGACGCAACAATGAATGAACTCAACGATCAATCATCATATGAAGAGCGCTTCAGTTATTTTGATGCGGTGGATGACAGCAGGACTGGTTATATCAACTTCGAGGAGTTTCTTAAG